One stretch of Tenacibaculum sp. MAR_2010_89 DNA includes these proteins:
- a CDS encoding DUF1800 family protein has product MESLNQFTQVLGLRRAKHFLRRTSFNFTSEVLDNFSKLTPEEAFNKLTLQQNNKWIEPYDPLPTSAPDGNWTSSTKKPTDFSGQSRKRRIVTSWWWYNAITQNSLKQKLTFFLHTSFTVSKDGGAGTSTHFFDHLRLLEHYAFGNIKALSKKITFDNAMLDYLDNTKNNANNPNENYAREFLELFTILKGPQKGSGDYTNYTELDIQQTAKVFSGIKTQVDRSLIDTDTNLPKGRIVINQHEKNDKTFSDAFNKQIIKGQNTEAGIEQELDDFVEMIFSKEATAISFCRKLYRFFIKSEWNDEVENSIIKPLATELKDGNYEILPIVKKLLISKHFFDVSDSNPSDEIIGSIIKSPLQLISETISFLKLEIPDPVNNSGEFYTFFNFIHSSFLAASGMNLWSPDSVAGYPAHYQEPDFDRHWFSSNTVLARYKMIESLITGRNKVGNNGRIQVSIHLPSFVKDTIKNASDPIELITELSGYLYPEVISEERKNYFAENLLEGFPNYYWTSAWVAYTNGGDDTIVKSRLDSLIIRMVNTPEYQLM; this is encoded by the coding sequence CAATTTTACCAGCGAAGTTTTAGATAATTTCTCTAAATTAACACCAGAAGAAGCATTTAATAAACTTACTTTACAACAAAATAATAAATGGATAGAACCCTATGATCCATTACCTACAAGTGCTCCTGATGGAAATTGGACATCATCTACTAAAAAACCTACCGATTTTTCTGGTCAATCTAGAAAACGGAGAATTGTAACCTCTTGGTGGTGGTATAATGCAATTACTCAAAATTCTTTAAAGCAAAAACTTACTTTCTTTTTACATACCTCCTTTACTGTTTCAAAAGATGGAGGAGCTGGTACTTCTACGCACTTTTTTGATCATTTACGTCTTTTAGAACATTATGCTTTTGGAAATATAAAAGCTTTATCAAAAAAAATAACATTTGATAATGCAATGTTAGATTATTTGGATAATACAAAAAACAATGCGAATAATCCTAACGAAAATTATGCCCGTGAGTTTCTTGAATTATTTACCATTTTAAAAGGTCCTCAAAAAGGAAGTGGAGATTATACAAATTATACTGAATTAGATATTCAACAAACCGCTAAAGTTTTTTCAGGTATAAAAACACAGGTAGATAGGAGTTTAATAGATACTGACACCAATTTACCCAAGGGGAGAATTGTTATAAACCAGCATGAAAAAAATGATAAAACTTTTAGTGATGCTTTTAACAAACAAATAATTAAAGGTCAAAATACTGAAGCAGGAATAGAACAGGAACTGGATGATTTTGTTGAAATGATATTCTCTAAAGAGGCAACAGCAATTTCTTTTTGCAGAAAACTATATCGCTTTTTTATAAAAAGCGAATGGAATGATGAAGTTGAAAATTCTATAATAAAACCATTAGCTACTGAATTAAAAGATGGTAATTATGAAATATTACCAATTGTTAAAAAACTACTCATATCTAAACACTTTTTTGATGTAAGTGATTCAAACCCGAGTGATGAAATTATTGGAAGCATTATTAAAAGTCCGCTTCAATTAATCAGTGAAACCATCTCTTTTCTTAAATTAGAAATTCCTGACCCTGTAAATAATAGCGGTGAATTTTATACTTTTTTCAACTTTATTCATAGTTCTTTTCTAGCTGCATCAGGAATGAATTTATGGTCACCCGATTCTGTTGCTGGTTACCCTGCACATTATCAAGAACCCGATTTTGATCGTCATTGGTTTTCTTCTAATACTGTATTAGCAAGATACAAAATGATTGAAAGCTTAATTACAGGGAGAAATAAAGTTGGAAATAATGGAAGAATTCAAGTAAGTATTCATCTTCCTTCCTTTGTTAAGGATACCATAAAAAATGCTTCAGATCCAATTGAATTAATTACTGAACTTTCTGGCTACTTATACCCTGAAGTTATTTCTGAGGAAAGAAAAAACTATTTTGCTGAAAATTTACTAGAAGGATTCCCTAATTACTATTGGACTAGTGCTTGGGTAGCCTATACCAATGGAGGTGATGATACTATTGTAAAATCGCGTTTAGATTCTTTAATAATAAGAATGGTAAATACTCCTGAATATCAATTAATGTAA